From one Vanacampus margaritifer isolate UIUO_Vmar chromosome 12, RoL_Vmar_1.0, whole genome shotgun sequence genomic stretch:
- the sult6b1 gene encoding sulfotransferase 6B1 translates to MSSSSGEAGANPNPAEMPARLASRLRRARDTRDEDKLYRHRGVLYPLLMCPPENLSALEDVTARKDDVLLVAYPKCGFNWMVGLLKKILTQATGRTIETITPPLIEFFGADVAQVLDEMSSPRLLGTHMHPDNIPASFYANKTKMLVIFRNPKDTLVSFYHFCNSNPVLPSQKSWDAFYGNFLSGEVPWGSYFDHALAWEQKMADPNVMIVTYEQLKQDLAKGVRHISSFVDAELSDAQVQLVSDGSTFAAMKESSQTSRGGMGNIFFRKGEVGDWRNHFTEEQSRTMDREFHKRLAGTRLGRLLDYERHCH, encoded by the exons ATGTCGTCGTCGTCGGGGGAGGCCGGCGCGAACCCGAATCCGGCGGAGATGCCGGCCCGGCTGGCGTCCAGGCTGCGGCGGGCCCGGGACACGCGGGACGAGGACAAGCTGTACCGGCACCGGGGCGTCCTGTACCCGCTCCTCATGTGCCCGCCGGAGAACCTGAGCGCCCTGGAGGACGTGACGGCCAGGAAGGACGACGTCCTGCTGGTGGCTTATCCCAAATGCG GCTTCAACTGGATGGTGGGCCTGCTGAAGAAGATCCTGACGCAGGCCACAGGAAGGACGATCGAGACCATAACGCCGCCGCTCATCGAGTTCTTCGGAGCCGACGTCGCTCAG GTGCTGGATGAAATGAGCTCTCCCAGATTGTTGGGGACTCACATGCACCCCGACAACATCCCCGCCTCCTTCTACGCCAACAAGACCAAA ATGTTGGTCATCTTCAGAAACCCCAAAGACACGCTCGTCTCCTTCTACCACTTTTGCAACAGCAACCCCGTGCTGCCCTCACAAAAGTCATGGGACGCCTTCTATGGCAACTTCCTGTCCGGAGAAG TTCCGTGGGGGTCGTACTTTGACCACGCGTTGGCATGGGAGCAAAAGATGGCCGACCCCAACGTGATGATCGTCACCTACGAGCAGCTCAAACAA GACCTGGCCAAGGGCGTCCGTCACATTTCGTCCTTTGTGGACGCGGAGCTGAGTGACGCTCAAGTGCAGCTGGTGTCTGACGGAAGCACCTTCGCCGCCATGAAGGAGAGCTCACAGACGTCGCGCGGCGGGATGGGAAATATCTTCTTCAGGAAAG GTGAGGTTGGCGACTGGAGGAACCATTTCACTGAGGAGCAGAGCCGAACCATGGATCGGGAGTTCCACAAACGTCTGGCCGGAACCCGGCTGGGCCGCCTGCTGGACTACGAACGCCACTGCCACTAG
- the LOC144061283 gene encoding beta-1,4-galactosyltransferase 3-like isoform X1 — translation MECSRRRLKSLRTLTLLAGSMAATVFILHLAVLATPPRPAGCHLVSPLLVGPRPARRTSSPPSLEEISKRMAWVSAGGLYRPADCEARHRVAIVVPYRQRPTHLRALLQHLHPFLRRQQIGYRIYVVQQWGNGTFNKGRLLNAGVREALRDDRWSCVVIHDVDLLAEDDRNTYTCDTCNPTHLAVAIDKFHYRLPYPAYLGGVVAVTPEQYRKMNGFSNQYWGWGREDDDLWKRVGLSGMKVVRPPVAIARYKMIKHERDRGNEENPYNHELLNRTEVAWHSDGLNSLTYELLSKEREHLFTHLMINVGEKPGLASGKNDRT, via the exons ATGGAATGCTCCCGGCGCCGTCTGAAGTCCCTGCGCACTTTGACCTTGCTGGCGGGCTCCATGGCCGCCACGGTCTTCATCCTCCACTTGGCCGTCTTGGCGACGCCCCCTCGGCCGGCCGGCTGCCACCTGGTGTCCCCGCTGCTGG TCGGACCCCGGCCCGCCCGTCGCACCTCGTCACCCCCGTCTTTGGAGGAGATCAGCAAGAGGATGGCGTGGGTGTCGGCGGGCGGACTCTACCGTCCGGCGGACTGCGAAGCCCGGCACCGCGTCGCCATCGTGGTTCCGTACCGGCAGCGGCCGACGCACCTCCGTGCTCTCCTCCAACACTTGCACCCGTTCCTGCGCAGGCAACAGATCGGCTACCGGATCTACGTGGTGCAGCAG TGGGGCAACGGAACCTTCAACAAAGGCCGACTGCTGAACGCCGGCGTCCGCGAAGCCCTCCGAGATGACCGCTGGAGCTGCGTGGTCATCCACGATGTGGACCTGCTGGCCGAGGACGACCGCAACACGTACACCTGCGACACATGCAATCCCACGCACCTGGCGGTGGCCATTGACAAGTTCCATTACAG GCTGCCGTACCCGGCCTACTTGGGTGGGGTTGTCGCAGTGACTCCGGAGCAGTACCGCAAGATGAACGGCTTCTCCAACCAGTATTGGGGCTGGGGCAGAGAAGATGACGATTTGTGGAAAAG AGTTGGCCTGTCTGGCATGAAGGTCGTGCGCCCCCCAGTGGCCATTGCGCGTTACAAAATGATCAAGCACGAAAGAGACCGCGGGAATGAAGAAAATCCGTACAA CCACGAGCTCCTGAACAGGACCGAAGTGGCCTGGCACTCGGACGGCCTCAACTCTCTGACTTACGAACTGCTGTCCAAAGAGCGGGAACATCTCTTCACTCACCTCATGATCAACGTGGGAGAAAAGCCGGGCTTGGCTTCAGGGAAAAATGACAGAACCTAA
- the LOC144061709 gene encoding reticulon-1-A-like isoform X7 yields METERADASKTAWRQQVVDLVYWRDVKTTGVAFGAALLLLLSLTVCSIVSVCSYIGLALLSVTVCFRIYKGILQAIQKSDVGHPFKQYLEREVALSEDLVHKYSDVLLEKINKSVSELRRLFLVEDLVDSIKFAVLMWILTYVGALFNGLTLVILAVIGAFSCPIIYEKHQAQIDHYLALVNNHVKDIVGKIQAKVPGMKPKAE; encoded by the exons ATGGAGACGGAACGCGCGGACGCAAGCAAAACTGCGTGGAGGCAGCAGG TGGTGGATCTGGTGTACTGGCGCGATGTGAAGACGACGGGCGTGGCCTTCggcgcggcgctgctgctgctgctgtcgcTGACGGTGTGCAGCATCGTCAGCGTGTGCTCCTACATCGGCCTGGCGCTCCTCTCCGTCACCGTCTGCTTCCGCATCTACAAAGGCATCCTGCAGGCCATCCAGAAGTCGGACGTGGGACATCCCTTCAA GCAGTACCTGGAGCGCGAGGTGGCGCTGTCCGAAGACCTGGTGCACAAGTACAGCGACGTCCTCCTGGAGAAAATCAACAAGAGCGTCAGCGAGCTGAGGCGTCTCTTCCTGGTGGAGGACCTGGTGGACTCCATCAAG TTTGCTGTGCTGATGTGGATCCTGACCTACGTGGGCGCTTTGTTCAACGGACTCACGCTGGTCATTCTGG CCGTTATTGGAGCCTTCAGCTGTCCCATCATCTACGAGAAACACCAG GCTCAGATTGATCACTACCTGGCGCTCGTCAACAACCACGTCAAAGACATCGTTGGAAA gaTCCAGGCCAAAGTTCCTGGGATGAAACCTAAAGCCGAGTGA
- the znf365 gene encoding uncharacterized protein znf365, which translates to MQQKFHSGGSSHDGERSPCFCSLDAHAEYPLDYAGFSITGKLPAVSPQDGGLLAARGMRRSLSDGRDSAHFLISRRRTRSVGTRVHHDDHDEHEDAKDGGREEDGTSDTPPDHHRGFHLGPDLDVDPDWNTELLGRRCSCGTAGAWPTSAPVPGGPASVGGVLQRRLARVRTELAQADTRLLCERAHSQHLSRERQEVAEKERSLSRQVDVAVMVIAALKEQINASENELERRERQVLSIQKFLETAARQETSGKVRIQLFIENLLRRIALAETLLEDYQRWQTPATNRDKPRRITKSRSAGCQLSCGLHGNASPSPHTPPLRPSAEQRERLARSSRLFCRPEHRDDIWNQRRRSAGYEA; encoded by the exons ATGCAGCAAAAGTTTCATTCCGGAGGTTCTTCCCACGACGGCGAGCGCTCGCCGTGCTTCTGCAGCCTGGACGCCCACGCCGAGTACCCGCTCGACTACGCCGGCTTCAGCATCACCGGGAAGCTCCCGGCGGTGTCGCCGCAGGACGGCGGCCTCCTGGCGGCGCGCGGCATGCGGCGCTCGCTCAGCGACGGCAGGGACTCCGCCCACTTTCTCATCTCCAGGAGGAGGACGCGGAGCGTGGGCACGCGGGTCCACCATGATGACCACGACGAGCACGAGGACGCCAAAGATGGCGGCAGAGAGGAGGACGGGACCTCGGACACGCCCCCAGATCATCACAGGGGTTTCCATCTGGGCCCGGATCTCGACGTGGACCCCGACTGGAACACGGAGCTGCTCG GACGTCGCTGTTCTTGCGGCACGGCTGGCGCCTGGCCGACCTCGGCGCCGGTGCCCGGAGGCCCGGCCAGCGTCGGCGGCGTCCTGCAGCGGCGGCTGGCCCGCGTGAGGACGGAGCTGGCGCAGGCCGACACGCGGCTGCTGTGCGAGCGCGCCCACTCGCAGCATTTGTCCCGCGAGAGGCAGGAAGTGGCGGAGAAGGAGCGGTCGCTGAGCCGGCAGGTGGACGTGGCCGTCATGGTGATCGCCGCCCTCAAGGAGCAGATCAACGCCTCGGAAAACGAGCTGGAGCGACGCGAAAG GCAGGTGCTGAGCATCCAGAAGTTTCTGGAAACGGCGGCGCGGCAGGAGACCAGCGGCAAGGTCCGAATCCAGCTGTTCATCGAGAACCTGCTGAGACGCATCGCGCTGGCCGAGACCCTCCTGGAGGACTACCAG CGGTGGCAGACGCCGGCGACCAATCGCGACAAACCTCGCAGGATCACCAAGAGCAG GTCAGCGGGCTGTCAGCTGTCGTGCGGTCTCCACGGCAACGCGAGCCCTTCGCCGCACACGCCGCCGCTGCGGCCGTCGGCCGAACAGCGCGAACGTCTGGCGCGCTCGTCCCGCCTCTTCTGCCGACCCGAACACCGAGACGACATCTGGAACCAGCGGCGGCGCTCGGCCGGATACGAGGCCTAA
- the LOC144061709 gene encoding uncharacterized protein LOC144061709 isoform X3, translating to MQFPTELGQKGDAPAPISPLSPLHSPDSLEELSLTESPNQPYPPGPAVSQGSFSTRAAAVQSKEMPWQDEEDGSGAGHSQNTGELDPFTGPYLSLGKDPGPHILCEDSGVSFSPEEKHPSSDPSPVTPQMVAKSHIASSNPTEHWDSPFLASQDDAEVPMDSFSKAAAAIGSPGYEPELHSNPSDEDDDLMYEAKKNENPFDGFSPLADSASYRFGESKSKVSQSPTPDLVQYKQSEELQDSPPSFLDEGKTLETGMKAIDSLMQPVSQFSSGLEEEEEEEEEEEDAALPPSLPDILKSSPLNPDKLDSGSSEGSPEEQSPILERRMMESPNPPINLSANNPFALDAKVSLLKEMADEMEVKVSDKPKDEDMKSFGAFDLVKEAEETTPAPVKGDEAVKFEQKDWFSSHVPPKVTEKFEPLNFESKKAPAEDSDSESPTADSLSPVLEAMAKNPASFQVEKSDPKVELEEPEVADEVSEHEVSSEEFEFIERPPKGVIDEFLEALDTSKFAPPKAPEIPMDEDVSFEHKGAASFSASAPGPAEMLAAPSHSSYRLLTQPSPQKSKAELEKVRVQEPPSQTPAVCLAVRKPDEAVVPKSAEVGKLFKMPSVNIAAVVDLVYWRDVKTTGVAFGAALLLLLSLTVCSIVSVCSYIGLALLSVTVCFRIYKGILQAIQKSDVGHPFKQYLEREVALSEDLVHKYSDVLLEKINKSVSELRRLFLVEDLVDSIKFAVLMWILTYVGALFNGLTLVILAVIGAFSCPIIYEKHQAQIDHYLALVNNHVKDIVGKIQAKVPGMKPKAE from the exons AACTTGGGCAGAAGGGTGACGCCCCTGCCCCCATCTCCCCCCTCTCCCCTCTCCACTCCCCCGATTCCCTGGAAGAGCTGTCTTTGACAGAGAGCCCCAACCAGCCCTATCCTCCGGGACCGGCTGTATCCCAAGGCTCCTTTTCCACTCGGGCCGCTGCTGTCCAGTCAAAGGAAATGCCCTGGCAGGATGAGGAAGACGGTTCTGGAGCTGGCCACAGTCAGAATACGGGAGAACTAGATCCGTTCACTGGTCCTTACCTGAGCTTAGGCAAAGACCCGGGGCCTCACATTCTGTGTGAGGACAGTGGAGTGTCGTTCTCCCCCGAGGAGAAGCATCCTAGTTCCGACCCCTCCCCCGTCACCCCCCAGATGGTTGCCAAGTCTCACATTGCCTCCTCTAACCCAACAGAGCACTGGGATTCGCCGTTCCTAGCATCGCAAGACGACGCCGAGGTCCCTATGGATTCCTTTTCCAAGGCAGCAGCCGCCATTGGCTCTCCCGGGTACGAGCCAGAGCTGCACAGCAACCCTTCGGATGAAGATGACGACCTGATGTATGAGGCAAAGAAGAATGAGAACCCATTTGACGGCTTTTCCCCACTGGCGGACAGTGCTTCCTACCGCTTTGGGGAGTCCAAATCTAAAGTGTCACAAAGTCCCACTCCAGATCTTGTCCAGTACAAACAATCTGAAGAACTCCAGGATAGCCCGCCGTCATTCTTAGATGAAGGGAAAACATTGGAGACGGGCATGAAGGCCATCGATTCGCTCATGCAGCCAGTCAGTCAGTTCTCATCTGGTcttgaagaggaggaggaggaggaggaggaggaagaggatgctGCTCTGCCGCCATCGCTTCCAGACATCCTGAAGTCTTCCCCACTCAACCCTGACAAACTGGACTCTGGCTCGTCTGAGGGAAGCCCAGAGGAGCAGAGCCCCATTCTCGAACGTCGAATGATGGAGTCCCCAAACCCTCCCATCAACCTGTCAGCCAACAACCCCTTTGCTCTGGATGCAAAAGTGTCTCTGCTCAAGGAGATGGCGGATGAGATGGAAGTGAAAGTGTCCGACAAGCCAAAAGATGAAGACATGAAAAGTTTTGGTGCGTTTGATCTGGTCAAAGAGGCTGAGGAAACGACCCCGGCACCAGTGAAAGGAGACGAAGCTGTCAAGTTTGAGCAGAAGGATTGGTTCTCCAGCCACGTTCCTCCCAAGGTCACAGAGAAGTTTGAGCCTCTCAACTTTGAAAGCAAGAAAGCCCCCGCTGAGGATTCGGATTCTGAGTCGCCAACCGCAGACTCTCTGTCTCCAGTCCTGGAAGCCATGGCCAAGAACCCTGCCAGCTTCCAAGTGGAGAAGAGCGATCCCAAGGTGGAGCTGGAGGAGCCCGAAGTGGCGGACGAGGTCTCCGAGCACGAGGTGTCATCTGAAGAATTTGAGTTCATTGAGAGACCGCCGAAGGGAGTCATCGATGAGTTTCTCGAGGCTCTTGACACGTCCAAGTTTGCGCCCCCCAAGGCCCCCGAGATCCCCATGGATGAGGACGTGAGCTTTGAGCACAAAGGGGCAGCTTCCTTTTCTGCGTCGGCTCCGGGGCCCGCTGAGATGCTGGCGGCTCCAAGTCACAGCTCCTACCGCCTCCTAACCCAGCCGTCCCCCCAGAAGAGCAAGGCGGAGCTGGAAAAAGTCCGCGTTCAGGAGCCGCCGTCCCAAACGCCGGCCGTCTGTTTGGCGGTCCGCAAGCCTGACGAGGCGGTGGTGCCGAAGAGCGCAGAGGTCGGCAAACTGTTCAAGATGCCGAGCGTGAACATTGCAGCAG TGGTGGATCTGGTGTACTGGCGCGATGTGAAGACGACGGGCGTGGCCTTCggcgcggcgctgctgctgctgctgtcgcTGACGGTGTGCAGCATCGTCAGCGTGTGCTCCTACATCGGCCTGGCGCTCCTCTCCGTCACCGTCTGCTTCCGCATCTACAAAGGCATCCTGCAGGCCATCCAGAAGTCGGACGTGGGACATCCCTTCAA GCAGTACCTGGAGCGCGAGGTGGCGCTGTCCGAAGACCTGGTGCACAAGTACAGCGACGTCCTCCTGGAGAAAATCAACAAGAGCGTCAGCGAGCTGAGGCGTCTCTTCCTGGTGGAGGACCTGGTGGACTCCATCAAG TTTGCTGTGCTGATGTGGATCCTGACCTACGTGGGCGCTTTGTTCAACGGACTCACGCTGGTCATTCTGG CCGTTATTGGAGCCTTCAGCTGTCCCATCATCTACGAGAAACACCAG GCTCAGATTGATCACTACCTGGCGCTCGTCAACAACCACGTCAAAGACATCGTTGGAAA gaTCCAGGCCAAAGTTCCTGGGATGAAACCTAAAGCCGAGTGA
- the LOC144061283 gene encoding beta-1,4-galactosyltransferase 3-like isoform X2 gives MECSRRRLKSLRTLTLLAGSMAATVFILHLAVLATPPRPAGCHLVSPLLVGPRPARRTSSPPSLEEISKRMAWVSAGGLYRPADCEARHRVAIVVPYRQRPTHLRALLQHLHPFLRRQQIGYRIYVVQQWGNGTFNKGRLLNAGVREALRDDRWSCVVIHDVDLLAEDDRNTYTCDTCNPTHLAVAIDKFHYRLPYPAYLGGVVAVTPEQYRKMNGFSNQYWGWGREDDDLWKRSKSPQDHLRLITRIVIFSFNFPLRVGLSGMKVVRPPVAIARYKMIKHERDRGNEENPYNHELLNRTEVAWHSDGLNSLTYELLSKEREHLFTHLMINVGEKPGLASGKNDRT, from the exons ATGGAATGCTCCCGGCGCCGTCTGAAGTCCCTGCGCACTTTGACCTTGCTGGCGGGCTCCATGGCCGCCACGGTCTTCATCCTCCACTTGGCCGTCTTGGCGACGCCCCCTCGGCCGGCCGGCTGCCACCTGGTGTCCCCGCTGCTGG TCGGACCCCGGCCCGCCCGTCGCACCTCGTCACCCCCGTCTTTGGAGGAGATCAGCAAGAGGATGGCGTGGGTGTCGGCGGGCGGACTCTACCGTCCGGCGGACTGCGAAGCCCGGCACCGCGTCGCCATCGTGGTTCCGTACCGGCAGCGGCCGACGCACCTCCGTGCTCTCCTCCAACACTTGCACCCGTTCCTGCGCAGGCAACAGATCGGCTACCGGATCTACGTGGTGCAGCAG TGGGGCAACGGAACCTTCAACAAAGGCCGACTGCTGAACGCCGGCGTCCGCGAAGCCCTCCGAGATGACCGCTGGAGCTGCGTGGTCATCCACGATGTGGACCTGCTGGCCGAGGACGACCGCAACACGTACACCTGCGACACATGCAATCCCACGCACCTGGCGGTGGCCATTGACAAGTTCCATTACAG GCTGCCGTACCCGGCCTACTTGGGTGGGGTTGTCGCAGTGACTCCGGAGCAGTACCGCAAGATGAACGGCTTCTCCAACCAGTATTGGGGCTGGGGCAGAGAAGATGACGATTTGTGGAAAAGGTCCAAAAGTCCGCAAGATCATTTGCGACTCATCACTCGCATCGTTATCTTCTCTTTCAACTTTCCACTACG AGTTGGCCTGTCTGGCATGAAGGTCGTGCGCCCCCCAGTGGCCATTGCGCGTTACAAAATGATCAAGCACGAAAGAGACCGCGGGAATGAAGAAAATCCGTACAA CCACGAGCTCCTGAACAGGACCGAAGTGGCCTGGCACTCGGACGGCCTCAACTCTCTGACTTACGAACTGCTGTCCAAAGAGCGGGAACATCTCTTCACTCACCTCATGATCAACGTGGGAGAAAAGCCGGGCTTGGCTTCAGGGAAAAATGACAGAACCTAA
- the LOC144061709 gene encoding reticulon-1-A-like isoform X8, translated as MDAKQVVDLVYWRDVKTTGVAFGAALLLLLSLTVCSIVSVCSYIGLALLSVTVCFRIYKGILQAIQKSDVGHPFKQYLEREVALSEDLVHKYSDVLLEKINKSVSELRRLFLVEDLVDSIKFAVLMWILTYVGALFNGLTLVILAVIGAFSCPIIYEKHQAQIDHYLALVNNHVKDIVGKIQAKVPGMKPKAE; from the exons ATGGACGCCAAGCAGG TGGTGGATCTGGTGTACTGGCGCGATGTGAAGACGACGGGCGTGGCCTTCggcgcggcgctgctgctgctgctgtcgcTGACGGTGTGCAGCATCGTCAGCGTGTGCTCCTACATCGGCCTGGCGCTCCTCTCCGTCACCGTCTGCTTCCGCATCTACAAAGGCATCCTGCAGGCCATCCAGAAGTCGGACGTGGGACATCCCTTCAA GCAGTACCTGGAGCGCGAGGTGGCGCTGTCCGAAGACCTGGTGCACAAGTACAGCGACGTCCTCCTGGAGAAAATCAACAAGAGCGTCAGCGAGCTGAGGCGTCTCTTCCTGGTGGAGGACCTGGTGGACTCCATCAAG TTTGCTGTGCTGATGTGGATCCTGACCTACGTGGGCGCTTTGTTCAACGGACTCACGCTGGTCATTCTGG CCGTTATTGGAGCCTTCAGCTGTCCCATCATCTACGAGAAACACCAG GCTCAGATTGATCACTACCTGGCGCTCGTCAACAACCACGTCAAAGACATCGTTGGAAA gaTCCAGGCCAAAGTTCCTGGGATGAAACCTAAAGCCGAGTGA
- the LOC144061709 gene encoding uncharacterized protein LOC144061709 isoform X4: protein MQFPTEHWDSPFLASQDDAEVPMDSFSKAAAAIGSPGYEPELHSNPSDEDDDLMYEAKKNENPFDGFSPLADSASYRFGESKSKVSQSPTPDLVQYKQSEELQDSPPSFLDEGKTLETGMKAIDSLMQPVSQFSSGLEEEEEEEEEEEDAALPPSLPDILKSSPLNPDKLDSGSSEGSPEEQSPILERRMMESPNPPINLSANNPFALDAKVSLLKEMADEMEVKVSDKPKDEDMKSFGAFDLVKEAEETTPAPVKGDEAVKFEQKDWFSSHVPPKVTEKFEPLNFESKKAPAEDSDSESPTADSLSPVLEAMAKNPASFQVEKSDPKVELEEPEVADEVSEHEVSSEEFEFIERPPKGVIDEFLEALDTSKFAPPKAPEIPMDEDVSFEHKGAASFSASAPGPAEMLAAPSHSSYRLLTQPSPQKSKAELEKVRVQEPPSQTPAVCLAVRKPDEAVVPKSAEVGKLFKMPSVNIAAVVDLVYWRDVKTTGVAFGAALLLLLSLTVCSIVSVCSYIGLALLSVTVCFRIYKGILQAIQKSDVGHPFKQYLEREVALSEDLVHKYSDVLLEKINKSVSELRRLFLVEDLVDSIKFAVLMWILTYVGALFNGLTLVILAVIGAFSCPIIYEKHQAQIDHYLALVNNHVKDIVGKIQAKVPGMKPKAE, encoded by the exons AGCACTGGGATTCGCCGTTCCTAGCATCGCAAGACGACGCCGAGGTCCCTATGGATTCCTTTTCCAAGGCAGCAGCCGCCATTGGCTCTCCCGGGTACGAGCCAGAGCTGCACAGCAACCCTTCGGATGAAGATGACGACCTGATGTATGAGGCAAAGAAGAATGAGAACCCATTTGACGGCTTTTCCCCACTGGCGGACAGTGCTTCCTACCGCTTTGGGGAGTCCAAATCTAAAGTGTCACAAAGTCCCACTCCAGATCTTGTCCAGTACAAACAATCTGAAGAACTCCAGGATAGCCCGCCGTCATTCTTAGATGAAGGGAAAACATTGGAGACGGGCATGAAGGCCATCGATTCGCTCATGCAGCCAGTCAGTCAGTTCTCATCTGGTcttgaagaggaggaggaggaggaggaggaggaagaggatgctGCTCTGCCGCCATCGCTTCCAGACATCCTGAAGTCTTCCCCACTCAACCCTGACAAACTGGACTCTGGCTCGTCTGAGGGAAGCCCAGAGGAGCAGAGCCCCATTCTCGAACGTCGAATGATGGAGTCCCCAAACCCTCCCATCAACCTGTCAGCCAACAACCCCTTTGCTCTGGATGCAAAAGTGTCTCTGCTCAAGGAGATGGCGGATGAGATGGAAGTGAAAGTGTCCGACAAGCCAAAAGATGAAGACATGAAAAGTTTTGGTGCGTTTGATCTGGTCAAAGAGGCTGAGGAAACGACCCCGGCACCAGTGAAAGGAGACGAAGCTGTCAAGTTTGAGCAGAAGGATTGGTTCTCCAGCCACGTTCCTCCCAAGGTCACAGAGAAGTTTGAGCCTCTCAACTTTGAAAGCAAGAAAGCCCCCGCTGAGGATTCGGATTCTGAGTCGCCAACCGCAGACTCTCTGTCTCCAGTCCTGGAAGCCATGGCCAAGAACCCTGCCAGCTTCCAAGTGGAGAAGAGCGATCCCAAGGTGGAGCTGGAGGAGCCCGAAGTGGCGGACGAGGTCTCCGAGCACGAGGTGTCATCTGAAGAATTTGAGTTCATTGAGAGACCGCCGAAGGGAGTCATCGATGAGTTTCTCGAGGCTCTTGACACGTCCAAGTTTGCGCCCCCCAAGGCCCCCGAGATCCCCATGGATGAGGACGTGAGCTTTGAGCACAAAGGGGCAGCTTCCTTTTCTGCGTCGGCTCCGGGGCCCGCTGAGATGCTGGCGGCTCCAAGTCACAGCTCCTACCGCCTCCTAACCCAGCCGTCCCCCCAGAAGAGCAAGGCGGAGCTGGAAAAAGTCCGCGTTCAGGAGCCGCCGTCCCAAACGCCGGCCGTCTGTTTGGCGGTCCGCAAGCCTGACGAGGCGGTGGTGCCGAAGAGCGCAGAGGTCGGCAAACTGTTCAAGATGCCGAGCGTGAACATTGCAGCAG TGGTGGATCTGGTGTACTGGCGCGATGTGAAGACGACGGGCGTGGCCTTCggcgcggcgctgctgctgctgctgtcgcTGACGGTGTGCAGCATCGTCAGCGTGTGCTCCTACATCGGCCTGGCGCTCCTCTCCGTCACCGTCTGCTTCCGCATCTACAAAGGCATCCTGCAGGCCATCCAGAAGTCGGACGTGGGACATCCCTTCAA GCAGTACCTGGAGCGCGAGGTGGCGCTGTCCGAAGACCTGGTGCACAAGTACAGCGACGTCCTCCTGGAGAAAATCAACAAGAGCGTCAGCGAGCTGAGGCGTCTCTTCCTGGTGGAGGACCTGGTGGACTCCATCAAG TTTGCTGTGCTGATGTGGATCCTGACCTACGTGGGCGCTTTGTTCAACGGACTCACGCTGGTCATTCTGG CCGTTATTGGAGCCTTCAGCTGTCCCATCATCTACGAGAAACACCAG GCTCAGATTGATCACTACCTGGCGCTCGTCAACAACCACGTCAAAGACATCGTTGGAAA gaTCCAGGCCAAAGTTCCTGGGATGAAACCTAAAGCCGAGTGA